The following proteins come from a genomic window of Thermoproteus sp.:
- a CDS encoding ABC transporter ATP-binding protein yields MDAVFFDSVVKTFGRVVAVDGVTLSVPEGAAVALVGPNGAGKTTLLKLAAGVLAPDRGEVYIYGTPARRPQSKRRVGLTTPMDRGIYWRLNAVDNLLFFGALYGLSLSEAKRRALELLDELGLRDRAYDLVAGYSTGMMRRLELARALIHDPDVLLLDEPTSGMDVDAKRAVLEYLKRLKGEKTLIVASHDPQEIALADSVVYINKRVLAEAPSLKVVKLLVRGEPPRDGAVVEKIGDDEYVVTLDVRQLGEYVARLNGAKIVDVEVEVAVAERNARRAERVARRDHGPL; encoded by the coding sequence TCAAGACCTTCGGCAGAGTCGTGGCGGTGGACGGAGTCACCCTCTCGGTGCCCGAAGGGGCCGCCGTGGCTCTAGTGGGCCCCAACGGCGCGGGGAAGACGACCCTCTTGAAGCTGGCCGCCGGCGTCTTGGCGCCCGACAGAGGCGAGGTCTACATATACGGGACGCCCGCGAGGAGGCCTCAGTCCAAAAGGCGCGTGGGCCTCACCACCCCCATGGACAGAGGCATCTACTGGAGGCTCAACGCCGTAGACAACCTCCTCTTCTTCGGGGCGCTCTACGGCCTCTCCCTATCGGAGGCCAAGAGGAGGGCCTTGGAGCTACTGGACGAGCTGGGGCTTAGAGACAGGGCCTACGACCTAGTGGCCGGCTACAGCACCGGCATGATGAGGAGGCTCGAGCTGGCCCGGGCGTTGATACACGACCCCGACGTCCTCCTCCTCGACGAGCCCACCAGCGGCATGGACGTAGACGCCAAGAGGGCCGTCTTGGAGTACCTAAAGAGGCTCAAAGGCGAGAAGACGTTGATAGTGGCTTCGCACGACCCCCAAGAGATCGCCCTGGCAGACTCCGTGGTCTACATAAACAAGAGGGTCCTGGCCGAGGCGCCCAGCCTCAAGGTCGTAAAGCTGTTGGTGAGGGGAGAGCCGCCTAGAGACGGCGCAGTCGTGGAGAAAATAGGCGATGACGAATATGTAGTCACGCTCGACGTGAGGCAGTTGGGCGAATACGTCGCGAGACTCAACGGCGCGAAGATTGTGGACGTCGAGGTGGAGGTTGCTGTAGCCGAGAGGAACGCGCGCAGGGCCGAGAGAGTCGCCAGGAGGGACCATGGGCCTCTTTGA
- a CDS encoding ABC transporter permease: MGLFDRIYVFLAIRGFKMWASYRTQVALTAVNWVLPVFIYFFIGLTLGRGSLEAVSNYTVFMVVGTAFQGYFSASVVTLAGRIRNEELIGTLEYLMASPVGPTALMLYNTIWGLAINSISAASVLLIGLGLGVKYAVDVLSTSALLALYLLSIVGLNLIAGAVVLVVKQGNPVALFTSVASNLLGGVVFPVSVLPQWLKYVSYGLSLTWALDGLRASMLEGAGLAAVWPYLWRLAATSAAYMALGVLLTQYAFEKILREGSVHMY, encoded by the coding sequence ATGGGCCTCTTTGACAGGATATACGTATTTCTGGCAATTAGAGGCTTCAAGATGTGGGCCAGCTACAGGACCCAAGTGGCGCTCACAGCGGTGAACTGGGTCCTCCCAGTCTTCATATATTTCTTCATAGGGCTCACCCTAGGGCGGGGCTCCCTAGAGGCCGTCTCGAACTACACCGTGTTTATGGTCGTGGGGACGGCCTTCCAGGGCTACTTCTCGGCCTCTGTGGTCACCCTCGCGGGCAGAATAAGAAACGAGGAGCTCATAGGGACTTTGGAGTACCTAATGGCCTCGCCGGTCGGCCCCACCGCCTTGATGCTTTACAACACCATATGGGGCCTCGCGATAAACTCCATAAGCGCCGCCTCGGTGCTGTTGATAGGGCTGGGCCTCGGCGTCAAGTACGCAGTAGACGTCCTCTCTACGTCGGCCCTACTCGCCCTATACCTCCTCTCCATAGTGGGCCTCAACCTAATCGCGGGGGCCGTGGTGTTGGTGGTAAAACAGGGGAACCCCGTGGCCCTATTCACGTCAGTCGCCTCGAACCTATTGGGCGGCGTCGTGTTTCCAGTCTCCGTATTGCCGCAGTGGCTCAAATACGTCAGCTACGGCCTCTCCTTGACCTGGGCCCTAGACGGGCTCAGAGCCTCCATGCTGGAGGGGGCAGGGCTCGCCGCAGTGTGGCCGTACCTATGGCGCCTAGCCGCCACGTCGGCGGCCTACATGGCCCTAGGCGTCTTGTTGACGCAATACGCCTTCGAGAAGATATTGAGGGAGGGGTCCGTCCATATGTATTAG
- a CDS encoding hemerythrin domain-containing protein, translating to MAKVRVKYVTAALREHHDKILEALQVLDRALSSSSPDPDDIYKLIQFAQKFVDACHHSVEEYVLFPGANRAGFPFAGGPIYVMVSEHGVGRYLARVLEELYKAWRGGDGEAYRDLVDYAKLYMEHISQHIDKENVALFPMLESAVPEIQTSRTVEEIERENDYEGWMKVLEELKAKYAA from the coding sequence ATGGCCAAGGTGAGGGTCAAATACGTGACGGCGGCTTTGAGGGAGCACCACGACAAGATACTTGAGGCCCTGCAGGTGTTGGATAGGGCTTTGTCCTCCAGCTCGCCGGATCCCGACGACATATATAAACTGATACAGTTCGCCCAGAAGTTCGTCGACGCTTGTCACCACTCCGTGGAGGAATACGTCTTGTTCCCGGGCGCCAATAGGGCGGGCTTCCCCTTCGCGGGGGGCCCTATATACGTCATGGTGTCGGAGCATGGGGTCGGCCGGTATTTGGCTAGGGTGTTGGAGGAGCTCTATAAGGCCTGGCGCGGCGGCGATGGTGAGGCCTATAGGGATTTGGTCGACTACGCCAAGCTCTATATGGAGCATATCTCGCAACATATAGATAAGGAGAACGTGGCGCTCTTCCCCATGTTGGAGTCGGCCGTGCCGGAGATACAGACGTCTAGGACCGTGGAGGAGATAGAGAGGGAGAACGACTACGAGGGCTGGATGAAGGTGCTTGAGGAGCTGAAGGCGAAGTATGCTGCTTGA